In Candidatus Desulfofervidus auxilii, one genomic interval encodes:
- a CDS encoding tetratricopeptide repeat protein — translation MEKEQFATIKRLIQTDTIKAEEEILELLNQEPENLKYKLLWVELLLKKKAIERAEKICKEVLEKWPTERQALQLKGRILLAKGNKKSAQEACEIFQYLFQQSPSQILLYWLLQAHLKAKQPQKAWQLLQNVPFHIQDNFHIRRLQAVILTRLKKYQEALKVYELLLKENPKDAQLKRQVLLIKRYIKGNADWEREIQVIAGMPFAQKDVNLLLTQAQMARQHNKLYEAINLYERVLKIEPQNKEATLNLGFTLIKCEAPELINKGIEILRQFFLQDPYFHPVRSALFSAYQRQGRVDALLSTLEEALQRHPEKVKIYGWIKRYQKLVETHATDS, via the coding sequence ATGGAAAAAGAACAGTTTGCTACTATCAAAAGGCTTATTCAAACTGACACTATTAAAGCAGAGGAGGAAATTTTAGAACTTCTAAATCAAGAACCTGAAAATCTGAAATACAAACTCCTTTGGGTAGAATTGTTATTAAAAAAAAAGGCCATTGAAAGGGCAGAAAAGATATGTAAAGAAGTATTGGAGAAATGGCCTACGGAAAGGCAAGCGCTTCAATTAAAAGGACGGATTTTGTTAGCCAAGGGAAATAAAAAATCAGCTCAGGAGGCCTGTGAAATATTTCAGTATCTATTTCAACAATCTCCTAGTCAAATTTTACTTTACTGGTTGCTTCAAGCTCATTTAAAGGCCAAACAGCCACAAAAGGCATGGCAGTTGTTACAAAATGTACCTTTTCACATTCAAGACAATTTTCATATTCGCCGTCTTCAGGCAGTGATTTTGACCAGATTAAAAAAGTATCAAGAGGCCCTAAAAGTCTATGAGTTGCTTTTAAAAGAAAATCCTAAGGATGCCCAATTAAAAAGACAGGTGCTTTTAATAAAAAGATATATAAAAGGGAATGCTGATTGGGAAAGGGAAATACAAGTTATCGCTGGTATGCCTTTTGCCCAAAAAGATGTAAATTTATTGCTTACTCAAGCCCAGATGGCACGGCAACACAATAAACTTTATGAGGCCATTAACCTCTATGAAAGGGTGTTAAAGATAGAACCTCAAAATAAAGAAGCCACGTTAAATTTGGGTTTTACCTTGATTAAGTGTGAAGCACCTGAACTTATAAATAAAGGTATAGAAATACTAAGACAATTTTTCTTACAAGACCCCTATTTTCATCCAGTAAGGAGTGCATTATTTTCTGCCTATCAACGTCAGGGGCGAGTAGATGCTTTGCTTTCCACCTTGGAAGAGGCCTTGCAACGCCATCCAGAAAAGGTGAAAATATATGGCTGGATAAAAAGGTATCAAAAATTAGTGGAGACTCATGCAACAGATAGCTGA
- a CDS encoding aminotransferase class I/II-fold pyridoxal phosphate-dependent enzyme: MVIIMKTDIFSKCFDFYHQLEAVKKAEQYFYFRTISSIQGPEVNINGRRFIMLGSNNYLGLTEDQRVKEAAIKAIKKYGTGCAGSRLLNGTIDLHEDLEAQIAEFFKKEASIVFATGMQTNLGCIQALVTQDCVAILDKFDHASIIDGCRLASGCFKRYPHNDMQSLERLLQCEPEKPKLIIVDGVFSMEGDLTNLPGIVDLSKQYGVRIMLDDAHGIGVMGKNGRGTAEHFGLEEETDIIMGTFSKSLATIGGFIAAKREVIEYVKHVGRALLFSASLAPPLAAAASMAFKIIKTEPERRKKLWDNAHFWAEGLKTLGFDTGYSTTPIVPVIIGNTDKTFEMCRYLEENGVFVSPVVPPAVPPGRALLRTSVMATHTQKQLERALEAFAQAGRKAGII; this comes from the coding sequence ATGGTTATAATTATGAAAACAGATATTTTTTCTAAGTGTTTTGATTTTTACCATCAATTGGAGGCAGTAAAAAAAGCAGAACAATATTTTTATTTCCGCACTATTTCTTCTATTCAGGGCCCAGAGGTAAATATCAACGGAAGAAGGTTTATTATGTTGGGTTCAAATAACTACTTGGGCCTGACTGAAGACCAAAGGGTTAAAGAGGCAGCCATTAAGGCCATTAAAAAATATGGAACAGGTTGTGCAGGGAGCCGTTTGTTGAATGGCACTATCGACTTACACGAAGACTTGGAGGCCCAAATTGCCGAATTTTTCAAAAAGGAAGCCAGCATTGTATTTGCTACTGGTATGCAGACTAATCTAGGCTGTATTCAAGCATTAGTGACCCAAGATTGTGTAGCTATTTTAGATAAATTTGACCATGCAAGTATCATTGATGGCTGTCGTCTCGCTTCTGGCTGTTTCAAACGTTATCCTCATAATGATATGCAGAGTTTAGAACGTCTATTACAATGTGAGCCTGAAAAACCAAAGTTAATTATTGTAGATGGAGTTTTTAGTATGGAAGGAGATTTGACCAATCTCCCCGGGATAGTTGATTTAAGTAAACAATATGGTGTCAGGATTATGTTAGATGATGCTCATGGAATCGGAGTAATGGGGAAAAATGGTAGAGGGACAGCAGAACATTTTGGTCTTGAAGAAGAAACAGATATCATCATGGGCACTTTTAGCAAATCCTTAGCTACTATTGGAGGTTTTATAGCTGCCAAAAGAGAGGTAATAGAATATGTAAAACATGTAGGTAGGGCATTACTATTTAGTGCTAGTTTGGCTCCTCCTTTGGCCGCTGCTGCTAGTATGGCATTTAAGATAATAAAAACAGAACCAGAGAGAAGAAAAAAGCTCTGGGATAACGCCCACTTTTGGGCAGAGGGTTTGAAAACTTTGGGTTTTGATACAGGATATAGCACTACTCCCATTGTGCCTGTGATTATTGGTAATACAGACAAGACATTTGAAATGTGTCGTTATCTAGAAGAAAATGGAGTTTTTGTTAGTCCGGTTGTGCCTCCAGCAGTTCCTCCTGGAAGGGCCTTATTGCGCACCAGTGTGATGGCTACCCATACTCAAAAACAATTGGAGAGGGCATTAGAGGCATTTGCTCAAGCAGGACGCAAGGCAGGCATTATTTAA
- a CDS encoding NAD-dependent epimerase/dehydratase family protein, translated as MERILVTGATGFVGSHLVEGLLKEGHEVYCLVRNAHNLRWLHGLPVNLIVGDCRKKDLRLPKVDFIYHLAGVVKAIRPSLFYQVNYLGTVNLINSVLRQKLPLKAFVFVSTLAVNGQKTEVITPNDPPYPQTHYARSKWLAEQTLAKFKEVIPIIIFRPTVIYGPRDKELLSYFQVIKQGFAPILNPDGILSFCYVVDVVQALMKVLENDLPSGKVFLLSDGKAYTWQGVINTISEILDKRPFVIKVPKLLTYFFAMGAEFYSHFFKKPLIFSRNKLKEVFQKTWFCDISETQDLLNYKPQYSLAKGMTLTLRWYQIHGWL; from the coding sequence TTGGAACGAATTTTAGTTACAGGAGCTACGGGTTTTGTTGGTAGTCATTTAGTAGAAGGACTTTTAAAGGAAGGCCATGAAGTTTATTGTCTGGTTCGAAACGCACACAATTTAAGGTGGTTACATGGCCTACCTGTAAATTTAATTGTTGGTGATTGCCGGAAAAAAGACTTGAGATTGCCCAAAGTAGATTTCATTTATCACTTGGCAGGTGTGGTTAAAGCCATAAGACCTTCTCTTTTTTATCAAGTTAACTATTTAGGGACGGTAAACTTAATAAATTCAGTATTGAGACAAAAGTTACCTCTAAAGGCCTTTGTATTTGTTTCCACATTGGCCGTAAATGGCCAGAAAACGGAAGTAATTACTCCAAATGACCCTCCCTATCCTCAGACTCATTATGCCAGAAGTAAATGGCTAGCTGAGCAGACATTGGCAAAATTCAAAGAGGTAATACCAATTATAATCTTTAGACCAACAGTCATTTATGGTCCAAGAGATAAAGAACTCCTGAGTTATTTCCAGGTTATCAAACAAGGTTTTGCCCCTATTTTAAACCCAGATGGTATTTTGAGTTTTTGTTATGTAGTAGATGTAGTGCAAGCCCTCATGAAAGTTCTGGAAAATGACCTACCTTCAGGCAAGGTATTCCTTCTCTCTGATGGGAAGGCATATACCTGGCAAGGGGTTATAAATACTATTTCTGAGATTCTGGATAAAAGGCCCTTTGTGATAAAAGTGCCTAAACTTTTAACCTATTTTTTTGCTATGGGTGCTGAGTTTTATAGTCATTTTTTTAAAAAACCGTTAATTTTTTCTAGAAATAAATTAAAAGAGGTCTTTCAAAAAACTTGGTTTTGTGATATTTCAGAAACTCAAGATTTATTGAATTATAAACCTCAATACAGTCTGGCCAAAGGCATGACTTTGACATTGAGGTGGTATCAAATACATGGATGGTTATAA
- a CDS encoding 3-deoxy-D-manno-octulosonic acid transferase gives MWWLYNSSLWLGLLLSLPLRRWQPKMQYYFYYRLGRTLRQDWSVSLREKRPVWFQALSVGEVFSVVPLVKGFCQHWPDVPVFFTASTMTGHKIAINQLKHTVAGIGYFPLDFPSNINYYLKMINPRLIVLTETDIWPNFLKITKEREIPCLLLNARISERSYRRYKLIRSWFSETINRLSFVGVQRPEDAERFLHLGVSSEKIKIMGNLKFDKPIPQINTALVMQLKAELGISNYQPVWIAGSTHQGEDEIILKTHKALLQFFPELCLIIAPRHPERFDTVTQLAIDMGFRTKRRTEEKEGKWEVIVLDTLGELARVYAVAAFVFIGGSLVPIGGHNPLEAAIWGKPVIFGPFMFNFSEIAKQMLKEKAAVQVKEKEIFNTCRNFLEQPELAHKMGKRGKTIIANNQGIVKEYLRIIERYL, from the coding sequence ATGTGGTGGCTTTATAATAGTAGTCTGTGGCTTGGTCTTTTACTCAGCCTCCCTTTAAGAAGATGGCAACCCAAGATGCAATATTATTTTTATTATCGTTTAGGGCGAACCTTAAGACAAGATTGGTCTGTTTCCTTGAGAGAAAAAAGACCTGTTTGGTTCCAAGCCCTTTCTGTGGGAGAGGTGTTTTCAGTAGTGCCTTTGGTAAAGGGTTTTTGTCAGCACTGGCCAGATGTGCCTGTTTTTTTTACTGCCAGCACCATGACTGGTCATAAAATAGCCATTAATCAGTTAAAACACACTGTTGCCGGAATTGGTTATTTCCCTTTGGATTTTCCTTCCAATATAAATTATTATCTTAAGATGATTAATCCCAGACTCATTGTTCTTACCGAGACCGATATTTGGCCTAATTTTTTGAAAATCACTAAGGAAAGAGAAATACCTTGTCTGCTGTTGAATGCACGCATTTCAGAGCGTTCTTATCGACGCTATAAATTGATAAGAAGCTGGTTTTCAGAGACTATAAATAGGCTCAGTTTTGTAGGTGTTCAAAGGCCAGAAGATGCTGAACGTTTTTTACACTTGGGTGTTTCTTCAGAAAAAATAAAAATTATGGGCAACCTTAAATTCGATAAACCTATTCCCCAAATAAATACTGCCTTAGTTATGCAACTTAAAGCAGAACTGGGTATTTCAAACTATCAACCTGTTTGGATTGCAGGTAGCACCCATCAGGGCGAAGACGAAATTATACTTAAGACACATAAGGCCCTGTTGCAATTTTTCCCAGAACTGTGTCTTATTATTGCCCCGAGACATCCTGAGCGTTTTGATACCGTAACTCAATTGGCCATAGATATGGGTTTTCGCACTAAAAGGCGCACCGAAGAAAAAGAGGGAAAGTGGGAAGTTATAGTCTTGGATACCCTAGGAGAATTAGCCCGTGTATATGCAGTGGCAGCATTTGTTTTTATTGGTGGGAGTTTGGTGCCTATAGGAGGACACAATCCTTTAGAGGCTGCAATATGGGGAAAACCAGTTATTTTTGGGCCTTTTATGTTTAACTTTAGTGAAATCGCCAAGCAAATGCTTAAGGAGAAAGCAGCCGTTCAGGTGAAAGAAAAAGAGATTTTTAACACTTGCCGTAATTTTTTGGAACAGCCAGAATTGGCTCATAAGATGGGTAAACGGGGAAAAACAATTATTGCAAATAATCAAGGAATAGTAAAGGAATATTTAAGGATCATAGAAAGGTATTTATGA
- a CDS encoding alpha/beta hydrolase family protein, with translation MNRFCFLGCILFFLLRASMEEQCIHIDYKNTSLFLKKTHGLKALVLIHGGKASTESAKAMCERYIPAFPEYDLISIDYRFSGFGGKELDDVINGIRYAHSLSIPEVYLLGESHGGYLALMAGAKEKISGIIDAYGITDLIAMKEYTEKENTQLNTDWQDYIQATLKECAKIGLETCLKKRSPYFGAYKIEAPVLLLHGTEDEIVPVNQSERLVEQFRHTGKKNFKFIALAGYSHGFSLLEGKVYHIIKDFLNTID, from the coding sequence ATGAATAGGTTTTGTTTTTTGGGTTGTATTCTTTTTTTTCTGTTAAGAGCTAGTATGGAAGAACAGTGTATACATATTGATTATAAAAATACCTCTTTATTTTTAAAAAAGACACATGGTTTAAAGGCCTTAGTGCTTATTCATGGAGGTAAGGCATCCACTGAAAGTGCTAAGGCAATGTGTGAACGTTATATCCCTGCCTTTCCTGAATATGACTTAATTTCTATAGATTACCGTTTTAGTGGTTTTGGTGGAAAAGAACTAGACGATGTAATAAATGGGATTAGGTATGCTCATTCTCTATCCATTCCTGAAGTTTATCTCTTAGGTGAAAGCCATGGGGGCTATCTTGCTTTAATGGCAGGGGCTAAAGAGAAAATAAGTGGTATTATAGATGCTTATGGAATAACAGATTTGATAGCCATGAAAGAATATACTGAAAAGGAAAATACTCAATTAAACACAGATTGGCAGGATTATATTCAGGCCACCTTAAAGGAATGTGCAAAAATAGGATTAGAGACTTGTTTAAAAAAACGTTCTCCTTATTTTGGGGCTTATAAAATTGAAGCACCAGTGTTGCTCTTACATGGCACTGAAGATGAAATTGTGCCTGTGAATCAAAGTGAACGGCTGGTGGAGCAATTTAGGCATACAGGTAAAAAGAATTTTAAATTTATTGCCTTGGCTGGCTATTCCCATGGTTTTTCTTTATTGGAAGGGAAGGTGTATCACATAATAAAAGACTTTTTAAATACCATAGATTAA
- the lpxK gene encoding tetraacyldisaccharide 4'-kinase: MASFYPLFYKITHDEPGYHFLKAVAYGLSGGYFLGLKLHQWLYKTGWLKQKSVPCHTISVGNLVLGGVGKTPFTMFLARLFKNMGKKVMVVTRGYKGQTNHPLVSNGYKTLLTPLEAGDEAYLLAKNLKGIPIIRGKNRYQAIMSVFKDFLPDIIILDDAFQHYALKRDLDIVLLSAHSPFGKGHLLPRGRFREPISALNRAQAVVITHVKEENQGKKLKKFLKKRFPDLTVFTGDIEIEKIVSIQGKEIELSALSDKCLLAFCGLAEPVYFYQTCKDLNLGITHFLSYPDHHRYTKKDVLHLIEIAKKNKIDTLITTEKDMVKLLAFSPLFTEANCSILYPSITMHLYQIEAFISWIKGKLGF, translated from the coding sequence ATGGCTTCTTTTTATCCTCTTTTTTATAAAATCACCCATGATGAGCCTGGTTACCATTTTTTAAAGGCAGTTGCCTATGGATTAAGTGGAGGTTATTTCTTAGGATTAAAGCTTCATCAATGGCTTTATAAAACAGGATGGTTGAAACAAAAATCAGTTCCCTGTCATACTATCAGTGTTGGAAATCTAGTATTGGGAGGAGTAGGTAAGACTCCTTTTACTATGTTTTTAGCAAGGCTTTTTAAAAATATGGGCAAGAAAGTAATGGTAGTTACTAGAGGATACAAAGGTCAAACAAATCACCCCTTAGTTTCTAATGGTTATAAGACCCTCTTAACTCCCTTAGAAGCTGGTGATGAGGCATATCTCCTAGCAAAAAATCTAAAGGGCATTCCCATAATAAGAGGGAAAAATCGTTATCAAGCTATTATGTCAGTCTTTAAAGATTTTTTACCAGATATCATTATTTTAGATGATGCCTTTCAGCATTATGCCCTAAAAAGAGATTTAGATATAGTGCTCCTCAGTGCCCATAGTCCTTTTGGTAAGGGGCATTTATTACCTCGGGGTAGATTCCGTGAGCCTATTTCTGCCTTAAATCGTGCCCAGGCAGTGGTCATTACCCATGTAAAAGAAGAAAACCAAGGGAAAAAACTAAAAAAGTTTTTAAAAAAGAGATTTCCAGATTTAACTGTCTTTACAGGTGATATAGAGATAGAAAAAATAGTTTCTATCCAAGGCAAAGAAATAGAGCTATCTGCCCTTTCTGATAAATGCCTTTTGGCATTTTGTGGTCTGGCTGAACCTGTTTATTTTTACCAAACTTGTAAGGATTTAAATTTGGGTATTACTCATTTTTTGAGTTATCCTGACCATCACCGTTATACTAAAAAAGATGTGTTACATTTGATTGAAATTGCTAAAAAAAATAAAATAGATACCTTGATTACTACTGAAAAAGACATGGTGAAGCTCTTAGCTTTTTCTCCCCTATTTACTGAAGCTAATTGCTCCATTCTTTATCCTTCTATAACTATGCATTTATATCAAATTGAGGCGTTTATTTCATGGATAAAGGGAAAATTAGGATTTTAG
- the waaF gene encoding lipopolysaccharide heptosyltransferase II, which produces MDKGKIRILVRAPNWLGDAIMGLPFLENLRYIYPQAHIGIWCKPHLRPIFKAYSKIDQVIIYPNSILSLFRYFLKLRYFSACILLPNSFSSALSAFFSGIPQRIGYATDGRDLLLTQRYPPPEQEALHQIDYYLHLLKCMGYEVKHCIPTLNTLPEGEEEEKRLRLKYQWQRDYIVFAPGAAYGSAKCWPAFYFAKLAKEIKKTAIEVLILGSQKDKPMAKKILGYSKDKKGIYDLTGLTSLAGAMSIIKKSMLVISNDSGLMHLTAALKHPQIAIFGPTNPKRTAPYGKTTKIIYHQVACAPCKYRQCPKDHICMHQIKVEEVFNAVQDLLS; this is translated from the coding sequence ATGGATAAAGGGAAAATTAGGATTTTAGTGCGGGCTCCCAATTGGCTGGGCGATGCTATTATGGGCTTGCCTTTTTTAGAAAATTTACGCTATATCTATCCTCAAGCCCACATTGGGATATGGTGTAAACCTCATTTAAGGCCCATCTTTAAGGCCTATTCTAAAATTGACCAGGTCATCATTTATCCTAACAGTATCCTTTCTTTATTTAGGTATTTTTTAAAATTAAGATATTTTTCTGCCTGCATCCTGTTACCCAATTCCTTTTCTTCAGCCTTAAGCGCCTTTTTCAGTGGTATTCCCCAGAGAATAGGATATGCCACTGATGGACGTGATTTATTACTCACCCAGCGTTACCCACCTCCAGAGCAAGAGGCGTTACACCAGATTGATTATTATCTTCATCTTTTAAAATGTATGGGATATGAAGTAAAACACTGTATTCCCACTTTGAATACATTGCCAGAAGGAGAAGAAGAAGAGAAAAGATTAAGATTAAAATACCAATGGCAAAGAGATTACATTGTTTTTGCCCCTGGGGCAGCTTACGGATCGGCCAAGTGCTGGCCTGCTTTCTATTTTGCCAAATTAGCCAAAGAAATTAAAAAAACAGCCATAGAGGTATTAATATTAGGTAGTCAAAAAGATAAACCTATGGCAAAAAAAATCTTGGGATATTCAAAGGATAAAAAGGGGATTTATGACTTAACAGGTCTTACTTCCTTAGCTGGGGCAATGAGTATTATTAAAAAATCCATGTTAGTAATTAGCAATGATTCAGGACTTATGCACCTGACAGCCGCTTTAAAACATCCTCAGATTGCCATCTTTGGACCCACAAATCCCAAGAGGACAGCTCCTTATGGGAAGACTACAAAAATTATCTATCACCAAGTAGCCTGTGCTCCATGCAAATATCGTCAGTGTCCTAAAGACCACATTTGTATGCACCAGATTAAAGTTGAAGAAGTATTCAATGCAGTCCAGGATTTACTTTCTTGA
- the cobO gene encoding cob(I)yrinic acid a,c-diamide adenosyltransferase gives MYGYIQIYTGNGKGKTTAALGLALRAAGAGLKVFIGQFLKKQSSEQEALKRFEDLIKIETYGGPKLIKTPSVEDKKRAEKGFKVCMDNINSGKYDVVILDEINVAIHLGVLNVEQVVAFLKKRLKGVEIILTGRYAPKELIEIADLVTEMREVKHYYHKGIKARKGIEF, from the coding sequence ATGTATGGTTATATTCAGATTTATACAGGTAATGGTAAGGGAAAAACCACTGCTGCCCTGGGGCTTGCCCTCCGTGCTGCAGGGGCAGGATTAAAGGTATTCATCGGTCAATTTTTAAAAAAACAAAGTAGTGAACAGGAAGCATTAAAGCGATTTGAAGACTTAATTAAAATAGAAACATACGGAGGACCAAAGCTTATAAAAACTCCCAGTGTTGAAGATAAAAAAAGGGCTGAAAAAGGATTCAAGGTCTGTATGGATAACATAAATTCTGGGAAATATGATGTAGTCATTTTAGATGAAATAAATGTAGCCATTCATTTAGGTGTTTTAAATGTTGAACAAGTGGTGGCTTTTCTTAAAAAAAGACTCAAAGGTGTGGAAATAATTTTAACGGGTCGTTATGCCCCTAAAGAGTTGATAGAAATAGCTGATTTGGTTACAGAAATGCGTGAGGTAAAACATTATTATCATAAGGGAATAAAGGCCAGAAAAGGAATTGAGTTTTAA
- a CDS encoding purine-nucleoside phosphorylase — protein MEYKAKVEKAVRFIQGKTDFKPQIAIILGTGLGGIANVISPHIIIPYREIPYFPVSTAPSHQGQIILGTLEGKNIMAFQGRVHYYEGYSLQEVSFSTRVAALIGTKILIISNAAGGLNPLFREADLMAIVDHINLMGDNPLRGQNIDEWGVRFPDMVEPYDKKLIDLLEKVALKERIKLQKGVYVAVAGPSLETAAETRFLRLIGADAVGMSTVPEVIAAIHHGLRVLAISVITNVNLPDNYQPAPIEKVVATAQKAETKLTKLICCFIKSLEI, from the coding sequence ATGGAATATAAGGCAAAAGTAGAAAAGGCCGTCCGGTTTATTCAAGGAAAAACAGATTTTAAACCTCAGATAGCTATAATTTTGGGAACAGGCCTAGGTGGTATAGCTAATGTTATTTCCCCTCATATTATTATCCCTTATAGGGAAATTCCTTATTTTCCTGTTTCTACTGCTCCAAGTCACCAAGGACAGATTATTTTGGGCACTCTGGAAGGCAAAAATATCATGGCCTTTCAAGGACGGGTGCATTATTATGAAGGCTATTCTTTGCAAGAAGTAAGTTTTTCCACTAGGGTGGCGGCCTTAATAGGCACAAAAATCCTGATTATTTCCAATGCCGCTGGTGGATTAAACCCCCTTTTTAGGGAAGCAGATTTAATGGCTATTGTGGACCACATAAATCTAATGGGTGACAATCCCTTACGTGGTCAAAATATAGATGAATGGGGAGTGCGTTTCCCGGATATGGTAGAGCCCTATGATAAAAAATTAATTGATTTATTGGAAAAGGTGGCTTTAAAAGAAAGGATAAAATTGCAAAAGGGTGTTTATGTAGCCGTGGCTGGTCCGAGTTTAGAGACCGCGGCTGAAACTCGTTTTTTGAGATTGATAGGGGCAGATGCCGTAGGAATGTCTACTGTTCCAGAAGTGATTGCCGCTATTCATCATGGTTTGCGGGTTCTGGCCATTTCAGTTATTACCAATGTCAATCTTCCAGACAATTATCAACCTGCTCCCATAGAAAAGGTGGTTGCTACTGCCCAAAAGGCAGAGACCAAATTAACCAAGCTTATTTGTTGTTTTATTAAATCATTAGAAATATAA